A portion of the Parambassis ranga chromosome 22, fParRan2.1, whole genome shotgun sequence genome contains these proteins:
- the rpl13a gene encoding large ribosomal subunit protein uL13: protein MSSLPPTPAFYHGQPRLSFFSHIMADRFNKVLLLDGRGHLLGRLAAIVAKQVLLGHKVVVVRCEGINISGNFYRNKLKYLAFLRKRMNTNPSRGPYHFRAPSRIFWRTVRGMLPHKTKRGQAALERLKVFDGIPPPYDKRKRMVVPAALKIVRLKPTRKFALLGRLAHEVGWKYQAITATLEEKRKEKSKLRYAKKKTVIKLTKQAEKNVESKIAKYTDVLKQYGVLV, encoded by the exons ATGTCGTCACTTCCGCCCACCCCTGCCTTTTACCACGGGCAGCCCCGTTTATCTTTCTTTTCGCACATCATGGCGGACCGGTTCAATAAG GTTCTGCTGCTTGATGGCAGGGGCCATCTACTGGGCCGGCTTGCTGCCATTGTGGCTAAACAGGTCCTTCTGg GACACAAAGTGGTGGTTGTGAGATGTGAAGGCATTAACATCTCCGGCAACTTCTACCGCAACAAAC TGAAGTACCTGGCTTTCCTCCGCAAGAGGATGAACACCAACCCCTCTCGTGGACCGTACCACTTCAGAGCTCCCAGCAGGATCTTCTGGAGAACTGTCAGAG GCATGTTGCCCCACAAAACCAAAAGAGGCCAGGCTGCCCTGGAGAGGCTGAAGGTGTTCGACGGAATCCCCCCACCTTATGACAAG AGGAAGCGCATGGTTGTCCCTGCCGCTCTTAAGATCGTGCGTCTGAAGCCCACCCGCAAG TTCGCCCTCCTCGGGCGTCTGGCACACGAGGTTGGCTGGAAGTACCAGGCTATCACAGCCACtctggaggagaagagaaaggagaagtCCAAGCTCCGCTACGCCAAGAAAAAGACAGTGATCAAGCTGACTAAGCAGGCCGAGAAGAACGTCGAGAGCAAAATTGCAAAGTACACAGATGTTCTTAAACAATATGGAGTCCTTGTCTAA
- the atp5if1b gene encoding ATPase inhibitor B, mitochondrial, translating to MARFLRPNIRSFVTSQLRMSDQLGELGKGAGKGGGGGGSIREAGGAMGKKQAAEEEMYFKRKEQEQLAALKQHHHEEIEHHKKEIERLQREIDRHKGKIRKLKHDD from the exons ATGGCGAGGTTTTTGAGGCCTAACATCAGGAGTTTTGTCACCTCGCAGCTGAGAATGTCCGACCAG CTGGGTGAGCTGGGCAAAGGTGCCGGAAAAGGTGGCGGAGGTGGAGGGTCCATCAGAGAGGCAGGTGGAGCCATGGGGAAGAAGCAGGCAGCCGAGGAGGAGATGTACTTCAA GCGTAAGGAGCAGGAACAGCTGGCTGCACTGAAGCAGCACCACCATGAGGAAATCGAACACCACAAAAAAGAGATTGAACGTCTCCAACGCGAGATCGACCGCCACAAGGGAAAGATCAGGAAGCTGAAGCATGACGACTGA